A window from uncultured Desulfobacter sp. encodes these proteins:
- the cmk gene encoding (d)CMP kinase → MMTHRIVTIDGPAGAGKTTVSKALAGELGCVYVDTGALYRAVAFEIQNRQVDWKDSGQLESFLACLDIDFVLDGREPVLMSSGRDIGAYIRTPEISMLASATSALPQVRKALLGIQKFIAGERDAVFEGRDMGTAVFPDAQYKFFLTADVRVRAQRRFEESNNSGGAFEKIFEDMVKRDADDTRREVSPLKQAPDAVRIDATALDVPQVVEKMKRIILNV, encoded by the coding sequence ATGATGACCCACCGTATCGTTACCATTGACGGACCGGCCGGTGCTGGTAAAACAACGGTTTCAAAGGCCCTTGCAGGCGAACTTGGTTGTGTGTATGTGGACACAGGTGCGCTTTACAGGGCCGTTGCCTTTGAAATCCAAAACCGCCAGGTTGACTGGAAGGACAGCGGTCAACTTGAATCCTTTCTTGCCTGTCTTGATATTGATTTTGTCCTGGACGGCCGGGAACCTGTGCTCATGTCATCGGGTCGGGATATCGGCGCATACATCAGAACCCCTGAGATCAGCATGCTGGCTTCGGCCACATCGGCACTTCCCCAGGTGCGAAAGGCGCTGCTGGGTATTCAAAAATTCATTGCCGGGGAGCGGGATGCAGTGTTTGAAGGCCGGGATATGGGGACGGCCGTTTTCCCCGACGCACAATATAAGTTTTTTTTGACAGCTGATGTACGCGTGCGTGCCCAAAGGCGATTTGAAGAGTCAAACAACTCAGGGGGGGCGTTTGAAAAAATTTTTGAAGATATGGTCAAACGGGATGCGGACGATACCCGGCGTGAGGTCTCTCCGTTGAAACAGGCACCGGATGCCGTGCGTATAGATGCCACCGCATTAGATGTCCCCCAGGTGGTTGAAAAAATGAAACGCATCATCTTGAATGTTTAA
- a CDS encoding DUF1343 domain-containing protein → MNTSSPRVKTGLDTLYDDPPDCLKGRRLGLLGNPASITSQFTHAKDVIAQLFPGQLSALFSPQHGFFAEKQDNMIESGHFMDLDLNIPVFSLYSETRIPTANMFDTIDTLVIDIQDVGTRVYTFIYTISYCLETAAALGKSIVILDRPNPVGGLQIEGNILEEAYASFVGRYPIPMRHGMTVGEISAFFNTSQGINCDLTVVPMQGWTRDMYWQDTGLVWIPPSPNLPTPLSAMVYPGQVILEGTNLSEGRGTTLPFEQFGAPFLDIHTLKQRVQDRLKGVVLRPLCFQPTSGKWQDQMCKGFHIHVTDRKLYKPYLYSLILLQEIIRANPNEFAFKEPPYEYEFERLPLDLILGSRNLRKHIENINDLIELEKTWQIPLKVFKQASQPFYIY, encoded by the coding sequence TTGAACACAAGCTCCCCACGGGTAAAAACCGGATTAGACACCCTTTACGATGATCCGCCGGACTGTTTAAAAGGCAGACGATTGGGCCTTTTGGGCAATCCAGCCTCAATAACAAGTCAATTCACACATGCAAAGGACGTTATCGCCCAGCTTTTTCCCGGGCAACTGAGCGCCCTGTTCTCGCCCCAGCACGGTTTTTTTGCTGAAAAGCAGGACAATATGATTGAATCAGGGCATTTCATGGACCTGGATCTGAACATACCGGTATTCAGCCTGTACAGCGAGACAAGAATTCCCACGGCGAATATGTTCGACACCATAGACACCCTGGTCATCGACATCCAGGATGTTGGCACCCGTGTGTACACATTCATATACACCATATCCTACTGCCTTGAAACGGCAGCCGCACTCGGTAAATCCATAGTTATTCTGGACCGGCCCAATCCTGTAGGCGGATTACAGATTGAGGGCAATATCCTTGAAGAAGCGTATGCCTCATTTGTCGGACGCTATCCAATCCCCATGCGCCACGGCATGACCGTAGGCGAAATCTCCGCCTTTTTTAATACGTCCCAGGGCATCAATTGTGATCTGACCGTCGTACCCATGCAGGGCTGGACCCGGGATATGTACTGGCAGGATACCGGACTGGTCTGGATACCGCCATCTCCAAACCTGCCCACGCCCCTTTCAGCCATGGTATATCCCGGGCAGGTCATCCTTGAAGGCACCAATCTGTCCGAAGGCCGGGGCACCACCCTGCCCTTTGAACAGTTCGGTGCGCCGTTTTTGGATATTCACACGCTAAAACAACGGGTGCAGGACCGCCTTAAAGGCGTTGTATTGCGGCCACTGTGTTTTCAGCCCACATCGGGAAAATGGCAGGACCAGATGTGCAAAGGCTTTCACATCCATGTTACAGACAGGAAATTATACAAACCTTATTTATATTCTCTGATTTTATTACAGGAAATCATAAGGGCCAACCCCAACGAATTTGCATTCAAGGAACCGCCCTATGAATATGAATTTGAGCGTCTGCCCTTGGACCTCATCCTAGGAAGCCGGAATTTACGGAAACATATTGAAAATATAAACGATCTAATTGAATTGGAAAAAACCTGGCAGATCCCTTTGAAGGTGTTCAAGCAGGCATCACAACCTTTTTATATATACTGA
- a CDS encoding L-threonylcarbamoyladenylate synthase, with product MLYNVNSQTPQPRIISMAVACLRKGGIIAYPTDTFYGIGCDIMNKKAIEKIYRLKQRDQTKPFSFICPDLKDIAQYAKVSNIAYRHMKRLLPGPYTFILPGSKMVPKIMLTKRKTAGIRVPANQIAIELALALGNPIISTSATDPDGDVFEDASLLHDYFDARLDMVLDGGPVPNTPSSVISLVEDEPEVIRHGAGEVDLFE from the coding sequence ATGTTATATAATGTGAATTCCCAAACCCCCCAGCCCAGAATCATATCCATGGCTGTGGCCTGTCTCAGAAAAGGTGGTATTATTGCCTATCCCACAGACACATTTTACGGTATCGGCTGTGATATCATGAATAAAAAGGCCATTGAAAAAATATACCGGCTCAAACAGCGGGACCAAACCAAGCCCTTCAGCTTCATTTGTCCGGATCTGAAAGACATCGCCCAATATGCCAAGGTGTCAAATATCGCCTATCGCCACATGAAGCGTTTACTGCCGGGCCCTTACACATTTATCCTGCCCGGCTCAAAGATGGTGCCCAAAATCATGCTGACCAAAAGAAAAACCGCCGGCATCAGGGTCCCGGCAAACCAAATCGCCATAGAACTTGCCCTGGCACTTGGCAATCCCATTATTTCAACCTCGGCCACGGATCCCGACGGTGACGTGTTTGAAGACGCATCTCTGCTCCATGATTATTTCGATGCAAGGTTGGATATGGTATTGGATGGCGGCCCCGTGCCCAACACACCGTCTTCGGTGATCTCACTGGTTGAAGACGAACCTGAGGTGATCAGGCATGGCGCCGGCGAAGTTGATCTGTTTGAGTAA
- a CDS encoding 30S ribosomal protein S1: MNNIAEENENENQNMNELETQNEVKESEIELTGEETMEELLDIYDSSLSKFEEGQVVTGTVISVGRETVLVDVGYKSEGQISIHEFIGEDGNVSVDVGDEFEVMIEVWDEEEETVLLSRDKAKKVKVWDAIKDIYDDDGTIKGVITSRVKGGFSVDIGLQAFLPGSQADLRPIRNMDEMVGQTYTFKILKYNKKRNNIVLSRRVLLENEREKMRSNTLSAIENDKVMEGIVKNITEYGVFVDLGGVDGLLHITDISWGRVKHPSELFSVGDQIKVKILSFDFEKERVSLGMKQLTPDPWTTAAQKYPTGSKIEGRVVSLTDYGAFIELEEGVEGLIHVSEMSWTRKIRHPSQMVAVGEQVEAVVLDLKPENRRISLGIKQTVENPWEVISQKYPVGTIIEGKIKNITEFGLFIGIDDDIDGLVHISDISWTKRIKHPSEIYKKNDTIQAVVLDIDKANERFSLGIKQTQVDPWETVAERYDVGKEISGVITNLTDFGVFVELEEGIEGLVHVSEISKENIKSPKEHYQIGETITAKVMNINSDERRIGLSIKRLDEDDDDNRYLEEIAKSSKPAASAFGEMLRNNIQEKLEAEKKENE, from the coding sequence ATGAACAACATTGCTGAAGAAAACGAAAACGAAAACCAAAACATGAATGAATTAGAGACCCAAAACGAAGTAAAAGAGTCCGAAATCGAACTCACCGGAGAAGAGACCATGGAAGAATTGCTGGATATCTATGATTCCAGCCTTAGTAAATTTGAAGAGGGACAGGTTGTCACCGGAACTGTGATCTCCGTCGGCAGGGAAACGGTCCTTGTGGATGTGGGATACAAATCTGAGGGGCAGATCTCAATTCATGAATTCATTGGTGAGGACGGCAATGTCAGCGTCGACGTCGGCGACGAGTTTGAGGTAATGATTGAAGTATGGGATGAAGAAGAAGAGACGGTTCTTCTCTCCCGTGATAAAGCCAAAAAGGTTAAAGTTTGGGATGCCATCAAAGATATCTACGACGATGACGGTACCATTAAAGGTGTCATCACCAGTCGTGTTAAAGGCGGCTTTTCCGTTGATATCGGACTGCAGGCCTTTTTACCCGGATCCCAGGCGGATCTGCGGCCCATCCGCAATATGGATGAAATGGTTGGTCAGACATATACCTTTAAAATTCTCAAGTACAATAAGAAAAGAAACAACATTGTACTGTCACGCCGGGTATTGCTTGAAAACGAAAGAGAAAAAATGCGCAGCAACACCCTGTCTGCCATTGAAAACGACAAAGTCATGGAAGGTATTGTTAAAAACATTACCGAATACGGTGTCTTTGTTGATCTCGGCGGCGTTGACGGACTTCTTCATATTACCGATATTTCCTGGGGCCGGGTTAAACACCCCTCTGAACTATTCTCCGTTGGCGATCAGATCAAGGTGAAAATCCTCTCCTTTGATTTTGAAAAGGAACGGGTTTCCCTGGGTATGAAACAGCTGACACCTGATCCCTGGACAACTGCTGCTCAAAAATATCCCACCGGTTCTAAGATTGAAGGCCGTGTGGTCAGCCTGACCGATTACGGGGCATTCATTGAGCTCGAAGAGGGCGTTGAAGGTCTGATTCACGTTTCTGAAATGTCCTGGACCCGTAAAATCCGTCACCCATCCCAAATGGTTGCCGTGGGCGAACAGGTTGAGGCTGTTGTTCTGGATCTTAAACCTGAAAACCGCAGGATTTCTCTGGGTATCAAACAGACCGTAGAAAATCCCTGGGAAGTTATCTCCCAGAAATATCCGGTGGGCACCATTATTGAAGGAAAAATCAAGAACATTACCGAATTTGGTCTGTTCATCGGCATTGATGACGACATTGACGGTCTGGTTCACATCTCTGATATTTCCTGGACCAAACGGATCAAACATCCTTCTGAAATTTACAAGAAAAACGATACCATCCAGGCCGTTGTGCTTGATATCGACAAAGCCAATGAAAGATTCTCCCTGGGCATCAAACAGACCCAGGTGGATCCCTGGGAAACCGTTGCCGAACGCTATGATGTAGGCAAGGAAATTTCCGGGGTCATCACAAATCTCACCGATTTCGGCGTGTTTGTAGAGCTTGAAGAGGGTATCGAAGGGCTGGTTCACGTATCTGAAATCAGCAAAGAAAATATCAAGAGCCCCAAAGAACATTACCAGATTGGCGAAACCATTACTGCCAAGGTAATGAACATTAATTCCGATGAAAGACGGATCGGGCTGTCCATCAAGCGTCTGGACGAAGACGATGATGATAATAGATATCTTGAAGAAATTGCAAAAAGTTCTAAACCTGCTGCATCCGCATTTGGAGAGATGTTGAGAAACAACATCCAGGAAAAACTGGAAGCAGAGAAAAAAGAGAACGAATAG
- a CDS encoding ATP-dependent 6-phosphofructokinase — MGKKIGVVTGGGDCPGLNAVIRAIVKAGDMQGFATIGIRGGFDGLLTPVQADPLTVRDMDGLLIRGGTILGTANSGRFSSKTGQGETRKIPEDLMTQVQQTVEALGLNALVVIGGDGTLTTALQMHEFGLPIIGVPKTIDNDLDATQQTFGFDTAVACAVDALDRLHSTAQSHNRVMVLEVMGRYAGWIATYAGLAGGADVILIPEIKFNMPAIEKKIRAREATGKLFTIVIVAEGAKLDDTMVVSDNENTDREVRLGGIGYAIAEKIQETTGKESRCVVLGHLQRGGQPTHWDRQLCTRFGVQAVHMAAKENFGKMVALKPSGMMGSVHLKDAVNRIRSVDPDGELIQTARTLGICFGD; from the coding sequence TTGGGAAAAAAAATTGGTGTGGTAACAGGCGGCGGTGACTGCCCCGGGCTGAATGCGGTAATTCGGGCCATTGTAAAAGCCGGTGATATGCAGGGCTTTGCCACCATAGGCATACGGGGTGGTTTTGACGGACTTTTAACACCGGTTCAGGCGGATCCCCTCACTGTCCGGGATATGGACGGGCTTCTTATTCGGGGCGGCACCATTCTGGGCACGGCCAATTCCGGCAGATTTTCATCCAAAACCGGCCAGGGTGAAACAAGAAAAATACCAGAGGATCTCATGACCCAGGTCCAACAGACCGTTGAAGCATTGGGCCTGAACGCGCTTGTGGTCATCGGCGGGGACGGCACTTTGACCACAGCCCTGCAGATGCATGAATTCGGCCTGCCGATCATCGGTGTGCCAAAAACCATTGACAATGATCTGGACGCCACCCAGCAGACCTTTGGATTTGACACGGCCGTGGCCTGTGCCGTGGATGCCCTTGACCGGCTTCATTCAACAGCCCAAAGCCATAACCGGGTCATGGTCCTTGAAGTCATGGGGCGGTATGCCGGATGGATTGCCACCTATGCGGGGCTTGCCGGGGGCGCGGATGTTATTTTGATTCCTGAAATAAAATTTAACATGCCGGCCATCGAGAAAAAAATCAGGGCCCGGGAAGCCACAGGCAAATTATTCACCATTGTTATTGTGGCCGAAGGCGCAAAGCTTGATGACACCATGGTGGTATCCGACAATGAGAATACGGACAGGGAAGTGCGCCTTGGCGGCATTGGGTACGCCATTGCAGAAAAAATCCAGGAGACGACAGGCAAAGAGAGCCGGTGTGTGGTCCTTGGGCATCTCCAGCGCGGCGGCCAACCAACCCACTGGGACAGACAGTTATGCACCCGGTTCGGCGTTCAGGCAGTGCATATGGCGGCCAAGGAAAATTTTGGGAAAATGGTGGCACTTAAACCCAGCGGCATGATGGGAAGCGTCCATTTAAAGGATGCCGTAAACAGAATACGCAGTGTAGATCCCGACGGAGAGTTAATCCAGACTGCCAGAACCCTTGGTATCTGTTTTGGTGATTAA
- the sppA gene encoding signal peptide peptidase SppA, with protein MFARRHPFLFFICVICACFTVGLVAVSGIAAIGAFAVKSNISGAIASSEGNIGVVEVAGPIISSKEIIQDLKDFMDDDDIKAIILRVDSPGGGIGPSQEIYRELMKFRDVKPVIASMGSVAASGGYYIACAAQGIVANSGTITGSIGVIMEYANIEQIAEKIGISPVVIKSGEYKDMGSPMRTLKESEKHLFQNLVDELHAQFVSDAATARNMETAAMAKLADGRVYTGQTAMKLKLVDRIGNMDDAVQWAGQMAGIEGELVPVYPKADTMTLFKKLAETLFHDVNLGTSLSKQFRYVFN; from the coding sequence ATGTTTGCAAGACGCCATCCTTTTTTGTTTTTCATTTGTGTTATTTGTGCCTGTTTCACCGTTGGTTTGGTTGCCGTGTCCGGCATTGCTGCAATCGGGGCCTTTGCCGTGAAAAGTAACATCAGCGGTGCCATCGCCTCTTCCGAAGGCAATATCGGTGTGGTTGAGGTTGCAGGGCCGATTATCTCTTCAAAGGAAATTATTCAAGATCTTAAGGATTTTATGGATGATGATGATATTAAGGCGATTATTTTAAGAGTTGACAGTCCCGGCGGCGGGATCGGGCCTTCCCAGGAAATTTATCGGGAGCTGATGAAGTTCCGCGATGTAAAACCTGTGATCGCCTCCATGGGATCTGTCGCTGCTTCCGGTGGGTATTATATAGCTTGTGCCGCCCAGGGCATTGTGGCCAATTCAGGCACCATAACCGGCTCCATAGGCGTAATTATGGAGTATGCGAATATTGAACAGATTGCTGAAAAAATCGGCATTTCTCCTGTGGTGATCAAAAGTGGTGAATATAAAGATATGGGATCACCCATGAGAACGCTTAAGGAGAGTGAAAAACATCTGTTTCAAAATCTTGTGGATGAACTGCACGCCCAGTTTGTATCCGATGCTGCAACTGCCAGAAATATGGAGACTGCTGCCATGGCTAAACTTGCTGACGGCAGGGTTTACACCGGGCAGACCGCCATGAAACTTAAGCTTGTTGACCGTATCGGAAATATGGATGATGCGGTGCAGTGGGCTGGTCAGATGGCAGGCATTGAAGGGGAGTTGGTTCCGGTTTATCCCAAAGCCGATACAATGACATTGTTTAAAAAACTGGCTGAAACCCTGTTCCATGATGTTAATCTGGGGACCAGTTTATCCAAGCAGTTCAGGTATGTCTTCAATTAG
- the guaB gene encoding IMP dehydrogenase, translating to MSNVLPEQGLSFDDVLLLPDYSAILPDEVITRTRLTKELELNIPIVSAAMDTVTESDTAISMARAGGLGFIHRNLSIAEQVVEVDRVKKSESGMIVDPVTVHPDATISDVLNIMAKYRISGIPVVEGDKLVGIVTNRDLRFETQLDKPAREVMTSENLVTVPEKCTLEESKIMLHKHRIEKLLVVDPQGKLKGLITIKDIEKIKKYPNACKDSFGRLRAGAAIGVGSDMMDRVEALLKAGADALVIDTSHGHSLNVIKAVQRIKAAYPACQLIAGNVATEAGAKALIDAGVDAVKIGIGPGSICTTRIVAGVGVPQLTAVMNCAAISKKTGVPLIADGGIKYSGDVSKALGAGAHSVMLGSMLAGTQESPGEIVIYQGRSYKAYRGMGSVEAMKKGSSDRYYQKDTGENEELVPEGIVGRIPYRGTIRENIVQMIGGLKAGMGYLGATTIEELHEKAKFVRISAAGLKESHVHDVVITKEAPNYRVESN from the coding sequence ATGTCCAATGTATTACCAGAACAGGGGCTGTCTTTTGATGACGTGCTCCTGCTTCCCGATTATTCCGCAATCCTGCCTGACGAAGTGATTACACGCACCCGTTTGACCAAGGAGCTTGAACTCAACATTCCCATTGTCAGTGCGGCCATGGATACGGTGACCGAGTCGGATACCGCCATCAGTATGGCCCGGGCCGGGGGCCTGGGTTTTATCCACAGAAACCTGAGCATTGCCGAGCAGGTGGTGGAAGTGGACCGGGTTAAAAAAAGCGAAAGCGGCATGATTGTCGACCCTGTGACCGTCCATCCCGATGCCACCATTTCCGATGTGCTGAACATTATGGCCAAATACCGGATTTCAGGTATTCCCGTTGTGGAAGGCGATAAGCTGGTGGGTATCGTGACCAACAGGGATCTTCGTTTTGAGACCCAGCTGGACAAACCTGCCAGGGAGGTGATGACCAGTGAAAACCTGGTGACCGTGCCTGAAAAATGCACCCTGGAAGAATCCAAAATTATGTTGCATAAACATAGAATTGAAAAACTTCTGGTGGTGGATCCCCAAGGCAAACTCAAAGGGCTGATCACCATTAAGGATATTGAGAAGATTAAAAAATATCCCAATGCCTGCAAGGATTCCTTCGGCCGCCTGAGAGCCGGTGCCGCCATTGGTGTGGGGTCCGACATGATGGATCGCGTGGAAGCGCTTCTGAAAGCCGGGGCTGATGCCCTGGTTATTGACACCTCCCATGGTCACTCCTTAAATGTGATCAAGGCGGTTCAGCGTATCAAAGCCGCTTATCCCGCCTGCCAGCTCATCGCCGGCAATGTGGCCACAGAGGCCGGAGCAAAGGCCCTGATTGATGCCGGCGTTGATGCCGTTAAAATCGGTATCGGTCCAGGTTCCATATGCACCACCCGTATTGTTGCAGGTGTGGGTGTCCCCCAGCTGACTGCCGTGATGAACTGCGCTGCCATCTCAAAGAAAACCGGCGTACCATTGATCGCCGACGGCGGGATTAAGTATTCCGGTGATGTCTCTAAAGCTCTTGGGGCCGGTGCCCATTCAGTCATGCTGGGCAGTATGCTGGCCGGTACCCAGGAGAGCCCCGGCGAAATCGTCATTTATCAGGGACGGTCATATAAAGCCTATCGCGGCATGGGATCTGTGGAAGCCATGAAAAAGGGCAGTTCCGACAGATATTATCAGAAAGATACCGGCGAAAATGAAGAGCTTGTTCCCGAAGGCATTGTGGGCCGGATTCCCTACCGGGGCACAATTCGTGAAAATATTGTCCAGATGATCGGTGGACTTAAGGCCGGTATGGGATATCTTGGTGCGACCACCATTGAAGAGTTGCACGAAAAGGCAAAATTTGTCCGAATCTCTGCGGCCGGATTAAAGGAGAGCCACGTCCATGACGTTGTCATTACCAAGGAAGCGCCCAATTATAGAGTAGAAAGCAATTAA
- the hisC gene encoding histidinol-phosphate transaminase, whose protein sequence is MSFSVSESVKAIKPYEAGKPLSEVEREYGITNAVKLASNENPFGCSPKVTDAVLSTLSQMHRYPEPVPFTLCQSLAEKYHVGMENLVIGNGSDDIIALLAHGFLNPGEQAVMPLPSFLMYEISVKTAKGVPVMVPLKDFSTNLDGLVKAVTPETKLVFVTNPFNPTGASITTDEFLRFADQLPDNVLIVVDEAYIEFVRNDAVYDSLAKPLADPRIVTIRTFSKAYGLAGFRIGYGVMDKAVAEILNRIRQPFNVNSLAQAAAQAALQDTDFLAKTLSGTHQGIDFLTEKFTQAGFKVLPTQANFLMVDVKTNSRDICEKLLPKGVVVRSLASYGYDTFLRINAGTDRENQICVDALLSVAGI, encoded by the coding sequence ATGTCGTTTTCAGTCAGTGAGTCCGTCAAGGCCATAAAACCCTATGAGGCCGGCAAGCCGTTAAGTGAGGTGGAGCGCGAGTATGGGATTACCAATGCGGTAAAGCTTGCTTCCAATGAAAATCCATTTGGGTGTTCCCCCAAAGTAACCGATGCTGTTTTATCTACATTATCCCAAATGCACCGGTATCCTGAGCCGGTACCCTTTACGCTGTGCCAATCGCTTGCTGAAAAATACCATGTCGGGATGGAAAATCTGGTCATTGGAAACGGTTCCGATGATATTATTGCCCTGCTTGCCCATGGATTTTTAAACCCGGGTGAACAGGCAGTGATGCCGCTGCCCTCCTTTTTGATGTATGAGATCAGTGTCAAGACCGCCAAGGGCGTACCTGTGATGGTGCCCCTCAAGGATTTTTCCACCAACCTTGACGGGCTTGTCAAGGCGGTTACCCCTGAAACAAAACTGGTGTTTGTAACCAATCCGTTCAACCCCACCGGGGCTTCGATTACCACGGATGAATTTTTACGTTTTGCCGATCAACTGCCGGACAACGTACTGATTGTTGTGGATGAAGCGTATATTGAATTTGTGCGCAACGATGCGGTATATGACAGTTTGGCCAAACCGTTGGCAGATCCCAGAATTGTGACCATAAGAACCTTTTCCAAAGCATATGGGCTTGCCGGATTCCGCATCGGGTACGGGGTTATGGATAAGGCGGTTGCTGAAATTTTAAACCGGATACGCCAGCCTTTTAATGTGAATTCCCTGGCCCAGGCTGCGGCCCAGGCGGCTTTGCAGGATACGGACTTTTTGGCCAAAACCCTTTCCGGCACCCACCAGGGTATTGATTTTCTAACCGAAAAATTTACCCAGGCAGGTTTTAAGGTACTGCCTACCCAGGCCAACTTTTTGATGGTGGATGTAAAGACCAATTCCCGGGACATTTGTGAAAAACTGCTCCCAAAAGGCGTGGTGGTGAGATCCTTGGCGTCCTATGGGTACGACACCTTTCTTCGTATCAACGCCGGCACGGACCGGGAAAATCAAATATGTGTGGACGCGCTGCTCAGTGTCGCAGGCATATAA